In Paenibacillus sp. J23TS9, a single genomic region encodes these proteins:
- a CDS encoding peroxiredoxin: protein MNHQLQHGDTAPFFQMTDQNNECITLEKYRGRKILLAFFRNSACALCNLRVHQFIQRYPEWQQQGMEVIALFESPEANLHRYVGQQNAPFSLIADPAAEIYKLYSVETSEAKTKATLSQPGIHQKISDQVEAAGFKLTPEEGSNFNRIPAEFLIDEEGIVNVAYYGSLITDHLPFEIIERFAAGK, encoded by the coding sequence ATGAATCATCAGCTTCAGCACGGGGACACAGCTCCCTTTTTCCAAATGACAGATCAGAACAACGAGTGTATTACACTAGAAAAATACCGCGGACGCAAAATATTGCTTGCCTTTTTCCGTAACTCTGCTTGTGCGCTGTGCAATCTGCGTGTGCATCAATTTATCCAGCGGTATCCGGAATGGCAGCAGCAGGGAATGGAAGTGATCGCATTATTCGAATCCCCCGAAGCTAATCTCCACAGGTATGTGGGCCAACAAAACGCACCTTTTTCCCTTATTGCCGATCCTGCAGCCGAAATCTACAAGCTATACAGTGTTGAGACATCGGAAGCCAAGACGAAGGCAACATTATCGCAGCCGGGTATCCATCAAAAGATTAGTGATCAAGTCGAGGCTGCCGGGTTCAAGCTTACGCCGGAGGAAGGCTCCAATTTCAACCGGATCCCGGCTGAATTTCTGATTGATGAGGAAGGTATCGTAAATGTCGCCTACTACGGAAGCTTAATCACGGATCATCTGCCTTTTGAAATCATTGAACGCTTCGCTGCCGGGAAATAA
- a CDS encoding efflux RND transporter periplasmic adaptor subunit produces the protein MQEEISKSRKRKVGLIAGLFIGLLLMLTFAGNTFQALTLPKVITSQIKKGSLVHSYEGSSTVNPQEERELTNPAGWKVSKVLVKKGEAVKKGQSLIKYDGIEIKQQLADEQSALKKSILSLEQLKYSVILAMQGEDDAAKISASAALETAKVDMSTQQLHIQNLKNTLAANQQIVAPFNGVVSEISAIEGFSSSGVPDIKISNAEKGYKLELLIPSEMASMLSVGEVLDNLKLDREDHPSLTGKIEKLDEALNYPNNSSNSSDANAPVSAMYHLVIALEDHELHGGERVEVQIMKSKGEDQMLVPNKAVHKDNQGVYVYTISESASPLGNAYYAVRTPIKISDANDVSTAVSEGLFDQQEIIVENSGLIMDGTRVHK, from the coding sequence TTGCAAGAGGAGATATCAAAGTCAAGAAAACGTAAGGTTGGTCTAATTGCAGGCTTATTTATCGGGCTTCTGCTCATGCTGACTTTTGCAGGCAACACCTTCCAGGCTCTCACGCTGCCTAAGGTAATTACCTCACAAATAAAAAAGGGATCGCTTGTTCATTCTTACGAGGGCAGCTCGACAGTAAATCCGCAGGAGGAGAGAGAACTTACGAATCCCGCAGGCTGGAAGGTATCGAAGGTGCTTGTTAAGAAAGGAGAGGCCGTGAAGAAAGGTCAGTCTCTTATAAAATATGACGGAATTGAAATCAAGCAGCAGCTTGCCGATGAACAATCCGCTCTCAAGAAAAGTATTTTATCATTGGAGCAGCTTAAATATAGCGTGATCCTAGCTATGCAAGGAGAAGATGATGCCGCCAAAATAAGCGCCTCTGCGGCTTTGGAAACAGCAAAGGTTGATATGTCTACACAGCAGCTGCATATTCAAAATCTTAAAAACACGCTTGCTGCCAATCAGCAAATTGTGGCTCCCTTCAACGGGGTCGTCTCGGAGATTAGTGCGATTGAGGGGTTCAGCTCTAGCGGAGTTCCGGATATCAAGATTTCCAACGCTGAAAAAGGATATAAGCTCGAACTTCTCATACCTTCCGAGATGGCTTCGATGCTCAGCGTAGGTGAAGTTCTGGATAACCTGAAGCTTGATCGGGAAGATCATCCATCTTTAACGGGGAAGATCGAAAAGCTGGACGAGGCATTGAATTATCCGAATAACAGCTCCAATAGTTCCGATGCTAACGCACCTGTTAGCGCTATGTATCATCTAGTGATTGCTCTCGAGGACCATGAACTTCATGGGGGAGAGCGAGTGGAGGTCCAGATCATGAAATCAAAAGGTGAAGATCAGATGCTGGTTCCGAATAAAGCCGTTCACAAGGACAATCAAGGTGTCTATGTTTATACCATCAGTGAATCAGCAAGCCCATTAGGGAATGCATATTATGCCGTACGTACGCCGATAAAGATCTCTGATGCGAATGATGTATCAACAGCTGTGAGTGAAGGACTATTTGATCAGCAGGAAATTATTGTGGAGAACAGCGGTCTTATTATGGATGGGACACGCGTCCACAAATAG
- a CDS encoding carbohydrate ABC transporter permease, giving the protein MKTKQWIPRLMLTLLLGAAAIMMLVPILLTITNSLMTEQEIGQNYGLIGQMIDVAKGGENTFINLKLVPDWISFGQYAEVLILSTKFLQMFWNSVAMVVPIVAGQTVVASLAAYAFAKLHFIGRDKLFMLYLMTMLMPFQVTLVPNYLVIDKLGLMNHASAIILPGIFGAFGVFMMRQFMAHIPGAYSEAAMMDGGGQWVIFWRIILPLVKPGLAALMVLLFVDYWNMIEQPLIFLQDSYKQPLSLYLAQINKDALGIGFAASALYMTPMVLLFLYAESYFIEGIQLSGIKG; this is encoded by the coding sequence ATGAAAACAAAGCAGTGGATTCCAAGGCTAATGCTGACGCTGCTGCTGGGAGCAGCAGCCATCATGATGCTGGTGCCTATTCTGCTAACCATCACGAACTCCCTAATGACGGAGCAAGAGATAGGACAAAATTATGGTTTGATCGGACAAATGATTGATGTAGCTAAAGGTGGCGAAAACACGTTCATCAATCTCAAGTTGGTCCCCGATTGGATTTCTTTTGGACAATATGCTGAAGTGTTGATTTTATCTACAAAGTTCCTACAAATGTTCTGGAACTCAGTCGCAATGGTCGTTCCGATCGTTGCCGGACAAACCGTGGTTGCCTCGCTGGCAGCATATGCTTTTGCCAAGCTCCACTTTATCGGGAGAGACAAGCTGTTCATGCTTTATTTGATGACAATGCTTATGCCGTTTCAAGTGACGCTAGTTCCGAACTATCTGGTAATAGACAAGCTTGGGCTCATGAATCATGCCTCAGCAATAATACTGCCCGGCATCTTTGGGGCATTTGGCGTCTTTATGATGCGACAATTTATGGCGCATATTCCCGGAGCGTATTCCGAAGCTGCCATGATGGACGGAGGGGGACAATGGGTGATTTTTTGGCGCATCATTCTGCCGCTTGTCAAGCCCGGTCTAGCAGCTTTGATGGTTTTACTTTTTGTCGACTATTGGAACATGATTGAGCAGCCTCTCATTTTTCTGCAAGATTCCTACAAACAGCCCTTGTCTCTTTATCTTGCACAGATTAACAAAGATGCGCTGGGAATCGGATTCGCGGCTTCTGCACTATATATGACTCCAATGGTTCTTCTATTTCTTTATGCAGAGTCTTATTTTATTGAAGGTATCCAGTTATCGGGGATTAAAGGTTAG
- a CDS encoding carbohydrate ABC transporter permease has protein sequence MNSSRFVLPRRDGLKAIWFLTPSLVGFALFYIIPFLMGIYESFTDGSLGGTFVGFDNYKEVLNSSSFRKASANTLLFTSISVPLLIWLSLLLALLLNKSMYLRNWLRSSFILPLVVPVASIVMFWQILFDWNGTLNAWLHRFHYGRVDWMQSNGSMSIIVLMYIWKNIGYNMILFLAGLQSIPKDYYETAQIEGASRPRQLIHITLVYLTPTMFFVVLISIINSFKVFRETYLLAGDYPYDRIYMMQHYMNNMFFTLDIQKLTSAATLMVVCIIILVTGLLSIERRFRDNFE, from the coding sequence ATGAATAGCAGCCGTTTCGTACTGCCGCGTAGAGACGGGTTAAAGGCGATATGGTTCCTAACGCCGAGTCTGGTCGGTTTTGCGTTGTTTTATATCATTCCATTCTTGATGGGCATCTATGAATCGTTCACAGACGGTTCGTTAGGTGGCACATTCGTTGGATTCGATAACTATAAGGAGGTCCTCAACAGCAGCTCATTCCGTAAGGCTTCAGCCAATACGCTGTTGTTTACCAGCATAAGCGTTCCGCTGCTCATTTGGTTATCGCTGCTTCTGGCATTGCTTTTGAACAAGTCCATGTACTTGCGTAATTGGCTCCGCAGCTCTTTTATCTTGCCGCTCGTCGTGCCTGTTGCATCCATCGTTATGTTCTGGCAAATTCTCTTCGATTGGAATGGGACCTTGAATGCATGGCTGCATCGTTTCCATTATGGACGGGTCGATTGGATGCAATCGAATGGGTCGATGAGCATCATTGTACTCATGTATATTTGGAAAAATATCGGCTACAACATGATTTTATTTCTAGCAGGTCTTCAATCCATTCCTAAAGATTATTATGAAACGGCACAAATTGAAGGGGCAAGCAGACCTCGTCAATTGATTCACATCACATTGGTTTACTTGACTCCTACGATGTTTTTCGTCGTTCTAATCTCGATAATCAATTCTTTTAAAGTGTTTCGGGAGACGTATTTGCTCGCAGGGGATTATCCTTATGACCGCATCTATATGATGCAGCACTACATGAATAACATGTTCTTCACGCTCGATATTCAGAAGTTGACTTCTGCTGCCACGCTTATGGTTGTCTGCATCATCATTCTTGTAACGGGTCTATTAAGCATCGAGCGTCGATTTCGGGATAATTTTGAGTGA
- a CDS encoding ABC transporter substrate-binding protein — MKRFGIGILASCFLTLSLTACGSGSTSTGTVSNDAAKGLNTDVKISEKNDNSSSTGGKKTIVFSTFFPDARFQEAKKKYEKLHPNIEIKLEEVKTDDSHLEAAINKYVTTMNTAMLAGKGPDLLQMDLLPTDNYAKHKLLTDLSPMMDQDSAFKKEDYFSNILDNVRTGNALYSMPLSFFLTGFAGDENVITKTGVSVDDKSWSWVDFMKTSKQLVASKAFPYALAYGDPEYLLADIVIDNYSLFVDAASHKANFESASFTGLMNQVKSMYDDNIVRSDGRVNAYFSDIQINSPWDYLVSLREIGEHTKLYIKPHAQDTTDGGYFRTYRDISLTSNSKVKSEAWDFLKFMMSEEIQTPPTTAGFPINKKVFAKQVQQLKKEGTIQAYQEGPLHGLTFKVDQAKLDQLESFVNGAIHHADSKSDKVRETIINESKAFFAGQKSADDVARIVQNKVNTYLNE; from the coding sequence ATGAAAAGATTCGGAATAGGAATTCTAGCAAGCTGCTTTCTGACTCTCTCTCTGACTGCTTGCGGGAGCGGCAGTACTAGCACGGGGACAGTCAGCAATGATGCTGCCAAGGGCTTAAACACGGACGTTAAGATTTCAGAAAAAAATGATAACAGCTCGTCTACAGGCGGCAAAAAGACGATTGTCTTCTCGACATTTTTCCCGGATGCGAGGTTTCAAGAAGCGAAGAAGAAATATGAGAAGCTGCATCCCAATATTGAGATCAAACTGGAGGAGGTCAAAACCGATGACTCCCATTTGGAGGCAGCAATCAATAAGTACGTAACTACCATGAATACGGCAATGCTGGCTGGCAAAGGTCCCGATTTGCTTCAAATGGATTTACTGCCTACAGACAACTACGCCAAGCATAAGCTGCTGACCGATCTGAGCCCGATGATGGATCAGGATTCGGCATTTAAGAAAGAAGATTACTTTAGCAATATTCTGGATAATGTCCGAACCGGCAATGCGCTTTATAGTATGCCGCTCTCTTTCTTCCTGACTGGCTTTGCCGGAGACGAGAACGTGATTACGAAAACAGGCGTTTCAGTTGATGACAAATCATGGTCTTGGGTTGATTTCATGAAAACCTCGAAGCAATTGGTTGCTTCAAAGGCGTTTCCCTACGCATTGGCATACGGCGACCCCGAATACTTATTGGCTGATATTGTAATCGATAATTACTCCTTATTTGTGGATGCAGCCAGCCATAAGGCCAATTTTGAATCGGCCTCCTTTACAGGTCTGATGAATCAGGTGAAGTCGATGTACGACGATAACATTGTCAGATCGGATGGCCGCGTCAATGCTTATTTTAGCGACATCCAAATTAATTCTCCATGGGACTATCTTGTTAGTCTGAGAGAAATCGGCGAACATACAAAGCTGTACATCAAACCTCATGCTCAGGACACGACAGATGGCGGTTATTTCAGGACTTACCGGGATATTAGCCTGACCTCAAATTCCAAGGTGAAATCTGAGGCATGGGATTTCCTGAAGTTCATGATGTCGGAGGAGATTCAAACCCCTCCCACAACCGCAGGATTTCCAATCAATAAGAAAGTATTTGCCAAACAGGTCCAACAGTTGAAAAAAGAAGGAACGATCCAAGCGTATCAGGAAGGCCCATTGCATGGACTGACTTTTAAAGTCGACCAAGCCAAATTGGATCAATTGGAGAGCTTTGTTAACGGAGCGATTCATCATGCCGATTCCAAGTCGGACAAGGTGCGGGAGACCATCATCAATGAGTCAAAAGCTTTCTTTGCCGGACAAAAATCTGCGGACGATGTCGCCAGGATTGTCCAAAATAAAGTGAACACTTATTTGAATGAATAG
- a CDS encoding HAMP domain-containing sensor histidine kinase, giving the protein MIRTIRAKFIVGFFLIFCLSFLILNQTVKEIIRTSNQKIVTADLTGLKNNSNVYIRQAFLINHFKNNKLYFGEMAEEMVDELKHVTASNVSAYTVEGILLFSSDQAVFSGRNDDDLKQAIDGRTAYTITHEQNTGTVLFSYPVIIDGVKIGILRFSKDFNLLYKQSGRILDIIFYIALAIFTAAFLFSYLLSRHITIPLIKLTRASTEVKNGNLDVRIDFQRKDEIGRLAVNFNDMIDRISSQISTIERDRDRLKDLNEQEKRFFDNVTHELKTPLTSILGYAEMIREKGEADRAFFDKGMNHIVEESRRLHSMVLKLLEVSHRNSGGEAFEMVDTSKILHDVCDSMSFRAKRYKKRILCEMEENLFVHGQADRLRQLFINILDNAIKYSMAQSTIRVKAELHAGTVRYIFDNRGEPIAPDQLVNLFQPFYSANQKLKEEGSVGLGLSIVKSIVDDHAGTIRLVSENGHTIVYVDIPYMKAVIV; this is encoded by the coding sequence ATGATTAGAACCATTAGGGCCAAATTTATCGTGGGCTTCTTTCTGATCTTCTGTCTCTCTTTTCTTATACTCAATCAGACCGTCAAGGAGATTATACGGACAAGTAATCAGAAGATTGTCACCGCTGATTTAACCGGGCTCAAGAACAACAGTAATGTGTATATACGCCAGGCATTTCTGATCAATCATTTCAAGAACAATAAGCTTTATTTTGGTGAGATGGCAGAAGAAATGGTAGATGAATTAAAACATGTCACCGCAAGTAACGTCAGCGCCTATACGGTCGAAGGCATTTTATTGTTTTCATCCGATCAGGCAGTGTTCTCCGGCCGGAATGACGACGATCTTAAACAGGCGATAGATGGAAGAACAGCTTATACCATTACACATGAACAGAACACGGGAACCGTCCTTTTCTCTTATCCGGTTATCATAGACGGTGTGAAGATAGGCATCTTGCGTTTCTCCAAAGACTTCAACCTGCTGTATAAACAAAGCGGGCGTATTTTGGATATCATTTTCTACATCGCGCTTGCGATCTTCACTGCGGCGTTTCTGTTCTCTTATTTGCTGTCCAGGCATATCACGATCCCATTAATTAAGCTAACCCGGGCTTCTACAGAGGTTAAGAACGGCAACTTAGATGTTCGAATCGATTTCCAGCGAAAAGATGAAATCGGTCGTTTGGCAGTCAATTTCAACGACATGATCGACCGGATCAGCAGCCAGATCTCAACGATTGAACGGGATCGGGACCGTTTAAAGGATCTCAATGAGCAGGAGAAGCGATTTTTTGATAATGTCACACATGAACTTAAAACGCCGCTGACATCTATCCTGGGCTATGCCGAAATGATACGGGAAAAAGGAGAGGCCGATCGTGCGTTCTTCGATAAAGGAATGAATCACATTGTTGAAGAAAGCCGCCGTTTGCACAGTATGGTACTCAAACTGCTTGAAGTATCACATCGTAACTCGGGTGGTGAAGCTTTCGAAATGGTAGATACGTCAAAAATCCTGCATGATGTATGCGACTCGATGTCATTCCGGGCTAAGCGCTACAAGAAAAGAATCCTCTGCGAGATGGAGGAAAATCTGTTCGTGCACGGTCAAGCGGACAGGCTGCGTCAGCTCTTCATCAATATCCTTGACAATGCGATCAAATACAGCATGGCTCAATCAACAATCCGGGTTAAGGCAGAACTTCATGCCGGAACGGTTCGGTATATCTTCGACAACCGGGGAGAACCGATCGCCCCTGATCAGCTAGTTAATTTGTTTCAACCTTTCTATTCAGCAAATCAGAAGCTCAAGGAAGAAGGGAGCGTCGGTTTGGGACTTAGTATCGTTAAATCGATTGTCGATGATCACGCGGGGACCATCCGCCTTGTCAGCGAGAACGGTCATACGATCGTCTATGTGGACATTCCTTACATGAAGGCGGTGATTGTTTGA